One window of the Epinephelus moara isolate mb chromosome 24, YSFRI_EMoa_1.0, whole genome shotgun sequence genome contains the following:
- the agtrap gene encoding type-1 angiotensin II receptor-associated protein codes for MEIPAINLKAIVMVHWLLTVWGCMAWLPTSFAWGNFSVLAVGVWAIAQRDSIDAVLMFLMGMFVTIVTDIIHFGIFYPMNDFAAESGRNAFRFSAGMAILSLLLKPASCFFVYQMYRERGGDYNVNFGFPSVSRNRDAYQSIDQQDQESSSSGNPFNQSQDGKPAVHSY; via the exons ATGGAAATCCCTGCCATCAATCTAAAG GCCATAGTAATGGTGCACTGGCTGCTTACAGTATG GGGCTGCATGGCGTGGCTGCCCACCTCCTTTGCTTGGGGGAACTTCAGTGTTTTAGCTGTCGGGGTCTGGGCCATCGCACAGAGGGACTCGATTGATGCCGTGCTCATG TTTCTGATGGGGATGTTTGTAACGATAGTGACCGACATCATCCATTTCGGGATCTTCTACCCGATGAATGACTTTGCAGCAGAGAGCGGAAGGAACGCGTTTCGCTTCAGCGCGGGAATGGCCAtcctcagcctgctgctcaAACCTGCGTCCTGCTTCTTCGTCTACCAAATGTACCGTGAGCGTGGAGGAGATTACAACGTTAACTTTG GTTTCCCCTCTGTATCACGAAACAGAGATGCCTACCAGTCCATTGACCAGCAGGACCAGGAGTCTTCCAGCTCAGGGAATCCCTTCAATCAGTCCCAGGATGGCAAACCAGCAGTTCACTCATACTGA